The Coffea eugenioides isolate CCC68of chromosome 8, Ceug_1.0, whole genome shotgun sequence genome has a segment encoding these proteins:
- the LOC113779720 gene encoding BURP domain protein RD22-like isoform X2: MNPRSVEADIIEETIAECEAPAMKREDKKWATSLESMVDFTTSKLGKDVLAVSSEAHKTDATFQNYGVADVSKLNNNDKTIFSCHKQNYVYAVFYCHTTQNTDAYMVNLVGADGAKVKAVVVCHKDTSEWNPKHLAFQLLNVKPGTVPICHFLPEDHIVWVPKN; encoded by the exons ATGAACCCACGat CAGTAGAAGCCGATATTATTGAAGAAACCATAGCAGAGTGCGAGGCGCCTGCAATGAAAAGGGAAGACAAGAAGTGGGCGACTTCCCTGGAGTCAATGGTTGATTTCACTACTTCAAAGCTGGGCAAAGATGTTCTAGCAGTTTCAAGCGAAGCACATAAAACAGATGCAACATTCCAGAATTATGGTGTTGCGGATGTTTCCAAGTTGAACAACAATGATAAAACAATTTTTTCTTGCCATAAGCAAAACTATGTCTACGCGGTTTTTTACTGCCACACCACGCAGAATACCGATGCATACATGGTTAATTTAGTTGGTGCTGATGGAGCTAAAGTCAAGGCTGTGGTTGTTTGTCACAAGGATACATCAGAATGGAATCCAAAGCATTTGGCCTTTCAGCTGCTAAATGTGAAGCCTGGAACTGTTCCAATCTGCCATTTCCTTCCTGAGGATCACATCGTCTGGGTTCCAAAGAACTAA
- the LOC113779720 gene encoding BURP domain protein RD22-like isoform X1 produces the protein MNPRSVEADIIEETIAECEAPAMKREDKKWATSLESMVDFTTSKLGKDVLAVSSEAHKTDATFQNYGVADVSKLNNNDKTIFSCHKQNYVYAVFYCHTTQNTDAYMVNLVGADGAKVKAVVVCHKDTSEWNPKHLAFQLLNVKPGTVPICHFLPEDHIVWVPKN, from the exons ATGAAC CCACGATCAGTAGAAGCCGATATTATTGAAGAAACCATAGCAGAGTGCGAGGCGCCTGCAATGAAAAGGGAAGACAAGAAGTGGGCGACTTCCCTGGAGTCAATGGTTGATTTCACTACTTCAAAGCTGGGCAAAGATGTTCTAGCAGTTTCAAGCGAAGCACATAAAACAGATGCAACATTCCAGAATTATGGTGTTGCGGATGTTTCCAAGTTGAACAACAATGATAAAACAATTTTTTCTTGCCATAAGCAAAACTATGTCTACGCGGTTTTTTACTGCCACACCACGCAGAATACCGATGCATACATGGTTAATTTAGTTGGTGCTGATGGAGCTAAAGTCAAGGCTGTGGTTGTTTGTCACAAGGATACATCAGAATGGAATCCAAAGCATTTGGCCTTTCAGCTGCTAAATGTGAAGCCTGGAACTGTTCCAATCTGCCATTTCCTTCCTGAGGATCACATCGTCTGGGTTCCAAAGAACTAA